A portion of the Flavobacterium magnum genome contains these proteins:
- the paaB gene encoding 1,2-phenylacetyl-CoA epoxidase subunit PaaB, with product MKNWPLWEVFVRSKNGLEHRHCGSLHASDATMALENARDVYTRRMEGVSIWVVPSSEITASNPENNGEFFEPAKDKAYRHPTFYELPEELKHM from the coding sequence ATGAAAAACTGGCCACTTTGGGAAGTATTTGTCCGCTCTAAAAACGGACTCGAACACCGCCACTGCGGAAGCCTCCACGCAAGTGATGCGACAATGGCACTTGAAAACGCCCGCGATGTATATACAAGAAGGATGGAAGGTGTCAGCATCTGGGTAGTTCCCTCAAGCGAAATCACGGCTTCAAATCCTGAAAATAACGGGGAATTCTTCGAACCCGCAAAAGACAAGGCTTACAGACACCCGACATTTTACGAACTGCCGGAGGAATTAAAGCATATGTAA
- the paaA gene encoding 1,2-phenylacetyl-CoA epoxidase subunit PaaA — translation MSELELEAEFERKIANDQKIEPKDWMPEKYRKTHIRQISQHAHSEIVGMLPEGNWITRAPSLRRKVALLAKVQDEAGHGLYLYSACETLGVSREELYDQLHSGEAKYSSIFNYPTVTWADMGAIGWLVDGAAIINQVPLTATSYGPYARAMVRVCKEESFHQRQGFEIMMTLANGTPEQKAMAQDALNRWWWPSLMMLGPTDAESVHTEQSMKWKLKRKTNDELRQQFVDQTVPQAELIGLTIPDPDLKWNEETKRYDFGEMDWDEFWQVVKGHGPCNKVRMDARRNAWNKGEWVRDAAMAYAEKQEQLETA, via the coding sequence ATGTCAGAACTGGAACTGGAAGCCGAATTCGAAAGAAAGATCGCAAACGACCAAAAGATTGAGCCGAAAGACTGGATGCCGGAGAAATACCGCAAGACACACATCCGCCAGATTTCCCAGCACGCCCATTCCGAAATCGTCGGCATGCTGCCTGAAGGCAACTGGATTACACGGGCTCCTTCGCTTAGAAGGAAGGTTGCGCTATTGGCAAAAGTCCAGGATGAGGCCGGTCACGGTTTATATTTATACAGTGCCTGCGAAACATTGGGCGTTTCGCGTGAAGAACTTTATGATCAATTACATTCCGGCGAGGCCAAATATTCGAGCATCTTCAATTACCCAACCGTTACCTGGGCCGATATGGGTGCCATAGGCTGGCTCGTTGATGGCGCCGCGATCATCAACCAGGTGCCGCTTACTGCAACATCCTATGGTCCGTACGCCCGCGCGATGGTGCGTGTCTGCAAGGAAGAAAGTTTCCACCAAAGGCAGGGTTTCGAAATCATGATGACCTTAGCCAATGGTACACCCGAACAAAAAGCCATGGCACAGGATGCGCTTAATCGCTGGTGGTGGCCATCGCTCATGATGCTCGGGCCGACAGACGCAGAATCCGTGCACACCGAACAGTCCATGAAATGGAAACTGAAACGCAAAACCAACGACGAATTGCGCCAGCAGTTTGTGGACCAGACGGTTCCACAGGCCGAGCTGATCGGATTGACCATCCCCGACCCGGATTTAAAATGGAACGAGGAAACCAAACGCTATGATTTCGGCGAGATGGATTGGGATGAATTCTGGCAGGTCGTAAAAGGCCACGGTCCATGCAACAAAGTCCGTATGGATGCCCGCCGCAACGCCTGGAACAAAGGCGAATGGGTACGCGACGCGGCCATGGCGTATGCCGAGAAACAAGAGCAATTAGAAACAGCATAA
- the paaE gene encoding 1,2-phenylacetyl-CoA epoxidase subunit PaaE: protein MAKFHNIKVLDIYKETKDCSVISFEIPESIKEDFRFSHGQHLTLKANIEGQDVRRSYSLCSSPVENKWKVAVKRINGGLFSSFVHETLKKGDMLEIMPPNGVFNTPVEPEKAKNYIVFAAGSGITPILSIMKTHLALEPNCTFKLFYLNRSVKSIIFKEEIEQLKNRYFGRLEIFHFLTKELRSIELFNGRFTKEKLETIIKSLIDIDATDECFICGPEQMIFLIRDELTAAGLPKDKIHFELFNTGTSEEDRQRVSQILERKIEGTEVTIIDGGKEFHFIMEDDYDNILDGALAAGADLPFACKGGVCSTCRCKVIEGTVEMKINYALDEKEVAQNLILSCQAVPTSEKVVVDFGV from the coding sequence ATGGCAAAGTTCCACAACATCAAAGTGCTTGATATTTATAAGGAAACCAAGGATTGTTCGGTTATCTCTTTCGAAATCCCTGAAAGTATTAAAGAGGATTTCCGTTTTTCACACGGGCAGCACCTGACGCTGAAAGCGAATATTGAAGGCCAGGATGTCCGCCGTTCTTATTCATTGTGTTCGAGTCCGGTAGAAAATAAATGGAAAGTCGCCGTAAAGCGGATTAATGGCGGTTTGTTTTCTTCATTTGTACATGAAACGCTCAAAAAGGGCGATATGCTGGAGATCATGCCGCCAAATGGCGTGTTCAACACTCCTGTAGAACCCGAGAAAGCCAAAAACTACATCGTATTTGCGGCGGGGAGCGGCATCACACCGATACTGTCCATCATGAAAACACACCTGGCTTTAGAGCCGAACTGTACTTTCAAGCTGTTTTACCTGAACCGCAGCGTAAAATCGATTATCTTTAAGGAAGAGATCGAGCAGCTGAAAAACAGGTATTTCGGAAGGCTTGAGATCTTCCATTTCCTCACCAAAGAGCTCCGCAGCATCGAATTGTTTAATGGCCGGTTCACTAAAGAGAAATTGGAAACCATTATCAAGAGCCTTATCGATATCGATGCCACCGACGAATGTTTTATCTGCGGCCCCGAACAAATGATTTTCCTGATCCGCGATGAACTGACGGCGGCCGGTTTGCCAAAGGACAAAATCCATTTCGAGCTTTTCAACACCGGTACATCGGAAGAAGACAGGCAGCGCGTCAGCCAAATCCTTGAAAGGAAAATCGAGGGAACGGAAGTCACCATCATCGATGGCGGCAAGGAATTCCATTTCATCATGGAGGATGATTATGATAACATCCTTGATGGAGCGCTCGCCGCAGGTGCCGATCTGCCGTTCGCGTGCAAGGGCGGCGTATGCAGTACCTGTCGTTGCAAAGTGATCGAAGGTACGGTAGAAATGAAAATCAATTACGCGCTCGACGAGAAAGAAGTGGCGCAAAATTTAATTCTGAGTTGTCAGGCCGTACCCACGTCTGAAAAAGTGGTGGTCGACTTTGGGGTGTAA
- a CDS encoding TetR/AcrR family transcriptional regulator: MKPTDRKSEIINISAALFKEKGYSAVTMRDIAQALDIKAASLYNHIKSKQQILELIIIEIAEEYTHTIRSIEASSATSVSKIEEVIQLHIDITVRNPEALASLNNDWMHLPETQLQYFLRMREEYEAIFRSIIKKGIQDGELRNHNAEVMIFTILSTIRTLYLWYGKKKDFSANVLEKNLKQILLRGII; this comes from the coding sequence ATGAAACCCACCGACCGCAAATCAGAGATCATCAATATCTCCGCCGCACTTTTCAAGGAGAAAGGTTACAGCGCCGTCACGATGCGCGACATTGCGCAGGCGCTCGACATCAAGGCTGCGAGCCTGTATAACCACATCAAGTCGAAACAGCAAATACTCGAACTCATCATCATCGAAATCGCGGAAGAATATACGCATACCATCCGCAGCATCGAAGCATCATCGGCAACATCGGTCAGCAAGATTGAAGAAGTCATCCAACTGCACATCGACATTACCGTAAGGAACCCTGAGGCGTTGGCCTCACTCAACAATGACTGGATGCATCTGCCCGAGACGCAATTGCAGTATTTTCTGCGGATGCGGGAAGAATATGAAGCCATTTTCCGAAGTATCATCAAAAAAGGGATTCAGGACGGCGAACTCAGGAACCACAACGCCGAAGTGATGATTTTTACGATACTTTCCACAATCCGTACGCTGTATCTGTGGTATGGTAAAAAGAAAGATTTCTCTGCTAATGTACTGGAAAAGAACCTGAAGCAAATTCTGCTGCGCGGTATAATTTAA